In a single window of the Pseudogemmatithrix spongiicola genome:
- a CDS encoding dihydrodipicolinate synthase family protein, with the protein MQLQGIFAPVISTFHAGSEDLDLDGFAANVRSHIAEGLDGMVVAGSTGEAALLSEAERGALVATAREHTPAGKLVIAGCGGESTRQTVARTQQAKASGADAVLVVAPHYYANAMTEEVLRAHYRRVADESPLPVILYNIPKYMHFALSAELVAELAQHGNVIGIKDSSGVLDMLKGFLKAQSPTFSVLTGSGSGLQAGLEAGARGGILAVSLFAAGFALEVLEAVRGGEPERAAKAQARLKPMADVIVAKLGVPGVKAAMEAVGKVGGMPRMPLLPLDAAGRAEVAAALAG; encoded by the coding sequence ATGCAGCTGCAGGGAATCTTCGCGCCGGTCATCTCCACCTTCCACGCGGGCTCCGAGGACCTCGATCTCGACGGATTCGCCGCGAACGTGCGCTCGCACATCGCGGAGGGCCTGGACGGCATGGTGGTCGCGGGCTCGACGGGTGAGGCGGCGTTGCTCAGCGAAGCCGAGCGCGGGGCGCTGGTGGCGACGGCTCGCGAGCACACGCCGGCGGGCAAGCTGGTCATCGCGGGCTGCGGCGGCGAGAGCACGCGGCAGACGGTGGCGCGGACGCAGCAGGCCAAGGCGAGCGGCGCCGATGCCGTCCTGGTGGTCGCGCCGCACTACTACGCGAATGCGATGACGGAGGAGGTGCTGCGCGCGCATTATCGGCGCGTGGCGGACGAATCGCCGCTGCCGGTGATCCTCTACAACATCCCGAAGTACATGCACTTCGCGCTGTCCGCGGAGCTGGTGGCGGAACTCGCGCAGCACGGCAACGTAATCGGCATCAAGGACAGCTCGGGCGTGCTCGACATGCTCAAGGGATTCCTCAAGGCGCAGTCGCCCACCTTCAGTGTGCTCACGGGCAGCGGCAGCGGCCTGCAGGCGGGGCTTGAGGCCGGGGCGCGTGGCGGCATCCTCGCGGTCTCGCTGTTCGCGGCAGGGTTTGCGCTCGAGGTGCTCGAGGCCGTGCGCGGCGGCGAGCCGGAGCGCGCCGCGAAGGCGCAGGCGCGGCTCAAGCCGATGGCCGATGTGATCGTGGCCAAGCTTGGCGTGCCCGGCGTGAAGGCGGCGATGGAGGCCGTCGGCAAGGTGGGTGGAATGCCGCGCATGCCGTTGCTGCCGCTGGATGCGGCGGGGCGCGCCGAAGTCGCTGCCGCGCTCGCCGGCTGA
- a CDS encoding caspase family protein, with protein sequence MTAMVPTYVTLTGRALRAALLVLVAPLTLAAQQSNTAEIEVIADSVGQPVLVNGRQLGTTPSTLRIQPGNGVRIEVGRGARMRGLSLDVPAGSRIKVEMTMPRDTQPLPPVRTEAEVQRQLLASNAYPMPREPVAPVQPRRPGFFGSVLIGGALAGGAAFAGSAALCDQKFTSPSPSGGYVNGQYYAPGQHSLGPLASCRAGAAGIGALVGTGVIHMIRRGGYRGKQESFTRDQAQYATERTAYERAVQQREQRIKDDVQKSLDEDQSRRREVASANDRAIRANQELPLVTFLNTQRTQVVGGRTNSQPPQLRIENVSFADADGDSIISAGERATVRVRLRNSGRGAGVNVRVEAKSNSRLRFQPGQLGAVAPGDVREAVIEVVATQDVIDEQAALEIIAVEGNGFDSQPLQLQVPVLAYRPPDLQILGAQAVDGEGKTIIAPGTQATVTVRVQNRGEGKAENVRVTIARGENVFFTDDFQAPTITRELGTMRPGQYEDIKVEVLPNNRATAFALTAAVTEGSGRYNVPARDLGLALNSASRGMAQVVAVQAPRPVPGGASAAAGSFGSDLLQNIPTVAENPNAIAVIIGNATYQGDIPPVQFAANDAEVMAQYAQKALGIRPGNIIRLNNATGTQLRTTFGVQNNPNGRLRSQIRPGVSEVFVFYSGHGAPDASERKAYIMPSDADASFLSTTGFSVDVLYENLAAMGAKHVTVVLDACFSGATGNGDMLIRSASPIGIQVNDPAQRFQGGNATIIAAAEGQQLANWYDEKNHGLLTYFFLKGLQGAADKDGNGVTVDEMKAFLTDQSYGIPYEARRLHGRDQTPQVFGTGSRVLRPAPAGGQP encoded by the coding sequence ATGACTGCCATGGTCCCCACCTACGTCACCTTGACTGGTCGCGCGCTCCGTGCGGCACTGCTGGTGCTTGTTGCCCCGCTCACCCTCGCGGCGCAGCAGTCGAACACCGCCGAGATCGAGGTCATCGCGGACAGCGTCGGCCAGCCGGTGCTGGTGAACGGCCGGCAACTGGGGACGACGCCGTCCACGCTGCGCATCCAGCCGGGCAACGGCGTGCGCATCGAGGTGGGCCGCGGCGCGCGGATGCGCGGCTTGTCGCTCGACGTACCCGCGGGCTCGCGGATCAAGGTTGAGATGACGATGCCGCGCGATACGCAGCCGCTGCCACCGGTGCGCACGGAGGCGGAGGTCCAGCGGCAGCTGTTGGCGTCGAATGCGTATCCGATGCCTCGCGAGCCGGTCGCGCCGGTGCAGCCGCGTCGGCCGGGGTTCTTCGGCAGCGTCCTGATCGGCGGTGCGCTGGCCGGCGGTGCGGCGTTCGCGGGCTCCGCGGCGCTGTGCGACCAGAAGTTCACGTCGCCGTCGCCGTCGGGCGGCTACGTCAACGGGCAGTACTATGCGCCGGGGCAGCACTCGCTCGGACCGCTCGCCAGCTGCCGGGCGGGCGCGGCCGGCATCGGTGCGCTGGTCGGCACGGGCGTGATCCACATGATCCGCCGCGGCGGATACCGTGGGAAGCAGGAGAGCTTCACGCGGGACCAGGCGCAGTACGCCACGGAGCGTACCGCCTACGAGCGTGCGGTGCAGCAGCGGGAGCAGCGCATCAAGGACGACGTGCAGAAGTCGCTCGACGAGGACCAGTCGCGTCGCCGCGAAGTGGCTTCGGCGAACGATCGCGCGATCCGCGCGAACCAAGAGCTTCCGCTCGTGACGTTCCTGAACACGCAGCGCACGCAGGTGGTCGGCGGGCGGACGAACTCGCAGCCGCCGCAGTTGCGCATCGAGAACGTGTCGTTTGCCGATGCGGACGGAGACTCGATCATTTCCGCCGGCGAGCGCGCCACGGTGCGCGTGCGGCTCCGCAACTCGGGGCGCGGGGCCGGCGTGAACGTGCGCGTCGAGGCCAAGTCGAATTCGCGCCTGCGCTTCCAGCCGGGACAGCTCGGCGCGGTCGCGCCGGGCGATGTCCGTGAGGCCGTGATCGAAGTGGTGGCCACGCAGGACGTGATTGACGAGCAGGCGGCGCTGGAGATCATCGCCGTCGAAGGCAATGGCTTCGACTCGCAGCCGCTGCAGCTCCAGGTGCCGGTGCTGGCGTATCGGCCACCGGACCTGCAGATCCTCGGTGCGCAGGCGGTGGATGGCGAAGGCAAGACGATCATCGCGCCGGGCACGCAGGCGACGGTCACGGTGCGCGTGCAGAACCGCGGCGAGGGCAAGGCGGAGAACGTGCGGGTGACGATCGCCCGCGGCGAGAACGTGTTCTTCACGGACGACTTCCAGGCGCCGACGATCACGCGCGAGCTCGGCACGATGCGTCCGGGGCAGTACGAGGACATCAAGGTCGAGGTGCTGCCGAACAACCGCGCGACGGCGTTCGCGCTGACGGCGGCCGTCACCGAAGGTTCGGGGCGCTACAACGTGCCGGCGCGCGACCTCGGCTTGGCGCTGAACAGCGCCTCGCGCGGCATGGCGCAGGTGGTCGCGGTGCAGGCACCGCGGCCCGTGCCGGGCGGCGCGTCGGCGGCCGCGGGGAGCTTCGGGTCCGACCTCCTGCAGAACATCCCGACCGTGGCCGAGAACCCCAACGCGATCGCCGTGATCATCGGCAACGCAACGTACCAGGGCGACATTCCGCCGGTGCAGTTCGCGGCGAACGATGCGGAGGTCATGGCCCAGTACGCCCAGAAGGCACTGGGAATCCGCCCCGGGAACATCATTCGGCTGAACAATGCCACCGGCACCCAGCTGCGCACGACCTTCGGCGTGCAGAACAATCCGAACGGTCGCCTGCGCAGCCAGATCCGTCCGGGCGTGAGCGAGGTCTTCGTCTTCTACTCGGGTCACGGGGCACCGGACGCCAGCGAGCGAAAGGCCTACATCATGCCGTCCGATGCCGACGCGTCGTTCCTCTCGACGACCGGTTTCAGCGTGGATGTGCTCTACGAGAACCTGGCGGCGATGGGAGCCAAGCACGTGACCGTGGTGCTCGATGCGTGCTTCTCGGGTGCAACGGGCAACGGCGACATGCTCATTCGGTCGGCCTCACCGATCGGCATCCAGGTCAATGATCCGGCGCAGCGCTTCCAGGGCGGGAATGCGACGATCATCGCGGCCGCCGAGGGCCAGCAGCTGGCCAATTGGTACGACGAGAAGAACCACGGCTTGTTGACGTATTTCTTCCTGAAGGGGCTGCAGGGTGCCGCGGACAAGGATGGCAACGGCGTGACGGTTGACGAGATGAAGGCTTTCCTGACGGACCAGTCGTACGGCATCCCATACGAGGCGCGCCGCCTGCACGGGCGCGATCAGACGCCTCAGGTGTTCGGCACCGGCAGCCGTGTGCTGCGTCCGGCACCGGCCGGCGGGCAGCCGTAA
- a CDS encoding Ig-like domain-containing protein translates to MRQLRWGLVAAVALISCVPEITVEPPEAGTVTVTVASSTILQGGTTQATANAVDTRGRALTSEPRTWSSSNNSIATVSPTGLVTGVGAGTANISATVLGRAGSVAVTVAPPVASVQVTAPDSSIVRGQTVQLTATPRTAGGAVVTGRTVNWSSASPSVATVSTSGLVSAVGVGSAVITATVDGINGTLTITVATDVATVQVAPTTATLTETTPTQQYTATPRNAANTALTGLTVTWSSLDTTIATVSASGLVTAVRPGSTTIRATVDGVNGNATANVNVCFPTPYNFGPTVNGSLVSGDCGVAGGGVEDLFRSTEPSTRLIYWAMPQPTAAGQVSVLRELRPGVVTSDALPAGGGNFAYTVAGGGTTRFRIRTSGFALPFNYEFNVPASDPAQSASWPAAACRTIPIIYGSTTISVNRALAAGDCQSSSRLFHSWLVALQAGEQITVTQNSTAIDPIVYITQGGVDLASDNNSGGGVNARLVYTAPSTGNYEVRTMAAVAGTSGAYSATFTIAQAAVASVTVTSAATSVVRGQTIQYTATTRDASNNVLTGRTVTWSSDNTSIATVSATGVVTGVGVGSTTIRATSEGVQGTRAITVTTDVNAVVVTPSTFTLNAAGATQQLTADPRNASNVSLTGRTVTWSSLNTAVATVSASGLVTAVANGTATIRATVEGVIGQATATVNITVNPCTATAYTLGSTINGQVTTSDCLFETNFWEDRFSFSRASSAYITFPVTPSGGTVDLVTYTTQNSAGTGTPYFWTRFSAAGTANRLFGSGTFIFAVGNATTPPVSYSLSSSVATSVPPACQSLFTIIGNGISIGSSWDASSCTRLGKREGRFRVRLNAGQQITVGMSSTIDTYLELWATNADTVTTQVAFDDDGAGGTNSLMTYTASTGGFFEIKTTHFSSTAQTGTYTLTISTSPLSIQAPSLLSPSVNMGAPLMAPARHRGRQ, encoded by the coding sequence ATGCGTCAGCTTCGGTGGGGCCTCGTGGCCGCGGTTGCGTTGATCTCGTGCGTGCCGGAGATCACGGTGGAGCCGCCGGAGGCGGGAACGGTGACTGTCACGGTCGCATCGTCGACGATCCTTCAGGGTGGCACCACGCAAGCGACGGCGAATGCCGTCGACACGCGCGGTCGTGCGTTGACGAGCGAGCCGAGGACGTGGTCGTCGTCGAACAACTCCATTGCGACCGTGAGCCCCACCGGGTTGGTGACGGGTGTGGGCGCGGGAACCGCCAACATCTCGGCGACGGTACTCGGCCGAGCCGGATCGGTGGCGGTCACGGTGGCGCCGCCGGTGGCGTCGGTGCAGGTGACGGCGCCGGATTCATCGATTGTGCGCGGGCAGACCGTGCAGCTCACGGCCACGCCGCGGACGGCGGGCGGTGCGGTCGTGACGGGTCGCACGGTGAACTGGTCGTCGGCGAGCCCGTCGGTGGCGACGGTGTCGACGTCTGGGCTCGTGTCGGCCGTTGGGGTCGGGTCGGCCGTCATCACGGCGACCGTTGACGGCATCAATGGTACGTTGACGATCACCGTGGCGACGGACGTCGCGACGGTGCAGGTGGCGCCGACCACGGCGACCCTGACGGAGACGACCCCGACTCAGCAGTACACGGCTACGCCGCGCAACGCCGCGAACACGGCGTTGACGGGCCTTACCGTCACGTGGTCCAGCTTGGATACGACCATCGCGACGGTGAGCGCGAGTGGGCTGGTGACGGCCGTGCGTCCGGGGTCGACGACGATCCGGGCGACGGTGGATGGGGTGAATGGCAACGCAACGGCGAACGTGAACGTGTGTTTCCCCACCCCGTACAATTTCGGGCCCACGGTCAACGGGTCCCTGGTCTCCGGCGACTGTGGGGTGGCGGGCGGCGGCGTTGAGGATCTCTTCCGGTCCACCGAGCCGAGCACTCGGCTCATCTATTGGGCGATGCCGCAGCCGACGGCCGCCGGTCAGGTCTCCGTACTGCGAGAGCTGCGGCCTGGCGTGGTCACGAGCGATGCACTGCCGGCGGGCGGCGGCAACTTCGCCTATACCGTCGCGGGCGGCGGCACGACGCGGTTCCGCATCCGCACGAGCGGCTTCGCGTTGCCGTTCAACTACGAGTTCAACGTGCCGGCCTCCGATCCGGCGCAGTCCGCGTCGTGGCCGGCGGCTGCCTGCCGGACGATCCCGATCATCTACGGCTCCACGACGATTTCGGTGAACCGCGCACTGGCGGCTGGGGACTGCCAGTCGTCGTCGCGACTGTTCCATTCGTGGCTTGTCGCGCTGCAGGCCGGCGAGCAGATCACGGTCACGCAGAACTCCACGGCAATCGATCCCATCGTGTACATCACGCAGGGCGGCGTGGATCTTGCCTCGGACAACAACAGTGGCGGCGGCGTCAATGCGCGCCTCGTGTACACCGCGCCGTCGACGGGGAACTACGAAGTGCGCACGATGGCGGCGGTAGCCGGCACGTCGGGCGCATACAGTGCCACGTTCACGATCGCCCAGGCAGCGGTGGCGTCCGTGACCGTGACGAGTGCCGCAACCTCAGTCGTGCGCGGCCAGACGATCCAGTACACCGCGACGACCCGCGACGCCTCCAACAACGTCCTCACCGGTCGCACGGTCACGTGGTCCTCGGACAACACGTCCATCGCGACCGTCAGCGCGACGGGCGTGGTGACGGGAGTCGGCGTGGGTTCGACGACGATCCGCGCCACCAGCGAGGGCGTGCAGGGCACGCGTGCCATCACGGTCACCACCGACGTCAACGCGGTGGTCGTGACGCCGTCCACCTTCACGCTCAATGCAGCAGGCGCGACGCAGCAGCTGACCGCTGACCCGCGCAATGCGTCGAACGTCTCGCTCACGGGCCGCACGGTCACGTGGAGCAGCCTCAACACGGCCGTGGCGACGGTGAGCGCCAGCGGCCTCGTGACGGCGGTGGCGAACGGCACCGCCACGATCCGTGCCACGGTCGAGGGCGTGATCGGCCAGGCAACGGCCACCGTGAACATCACCGTCAATCCGTGCACGGCGACGGCGTACACGCTGGGCTCGACCATCAACGGCCAGGTCACGACGAGCGACTGCTTGTTCGAGACGAACTTCTGGGAAGACCGGTTCTCGTTCTCGCGGGCGTCGAGTGCCTACATCACCTTCCCGGTGACGCCCTCGGGTGGGACCGTGGACCTCGTCACGTACACCACGCAGAACAGCGCGGGCACGGGCACGCCATACTTCTGGACGCGCTTCAGCGCCGCGGGCACTGCGAATCGGTTGTTCGGCTCGGGGACCTTCATCTTCGCGGTCGGGAACGCGACCACGCCGCCCGTGAGCTACTCGCTCAGCTCGTCGGTGGCGACCAGCGTGCCGCCGGCCTGCCAGTCGTTGTTCACCATCATCGGCAACGGCATCAGCATCGGCAGCAGCTGGGATGCGTCATCCTGCACGCGGCTGGGCAAGCGCGAGGGCCGCTTCCGCGTGCGCCTGAACGCCGGACAGCAGATCACGGTCGGCATGTCGTCCACGATCGATACGTACCTCGAACTCTGGGCGACGAACGCGGACACCGTCACCACGCAGGTCGCGTTCGACGATGACGGTGCGGGCGGCACGAACTCGCTCATGACCTACACGGCCAGCACCGGTGGCTTCTTCGAGATCAAGACGACGCACTTCAGCAGCACGGCGCAGACGGGGACGTACACTCTCACCATCTCGACGTCGCCGCTGAGCATCCAGGCGCCGTCGCTGCTCTCGCCATCCGTGAACATGGGTGCGCCGCTCATGGCTCCTGCGCGACACCGAGGGCGGCAGTGA
- a CDS encoding adenylosuccinate synthase produces the protein MFDSKTRTIVIVGAQWGDEGKGKLVDVLAERADWVVRYQGGANAGHTVHVGDESTVLHQVPSGILHAGVRCAIGNGVVLDPEGMFEEVDALVANGVDVAGRLYLSDRAHLVMPYHKLVDKESAASKAIGTTGRGIGPAYEDKVARRGVRVLDLRNPARLKALVERGTAHANHILSGFGSSKRADAAFTLSELERIAPRLLAIAEDVGLAVHRAQKQGAAVLLEGAQGSLLDVDHGTYPFVTSSSTTAGGAAIGVGIGPRSLDAVIGVVKAYTTRVGGGPMPTELTDATGEELRKVGNEFGATTGRPRRCGWFDAVVVRYAVRVNGLTGLAITKLDVLDGFEKIALCTGYKVGGEVMSEFPGDLAELEGIEPVYEWFDGWKSDTSTARKLSDLPRAARVYLDRIVELVECPAQYVSVGTRRDQIIGL, from the coding sequence ATGTTCGATTCCAAGACCCGTACCATTGTCATTGTCGGCGCCCAGTGGGGCGACGAGGGCAAGGGCAAGCTCGTGGACGTGCTCGCCGAGCGCGCCGATTGGGTGGTGCGCTACCAGGGCGGCGCCAACGCCGGCCACACGGTGCACGTGGGCGATGAGTCCACGGTGCTGCACCAGGTGCCGAGCGGCATCCTGCATGCCGGCGTGCGCTGCGCGATCGGCAACGGGGTGGTGCTGGACCCGGAGGGCATGTTCGAGGAAGTCGACGCGCTGGTGGCGAACGGCGTGGACGTCGCGGGGCGCCTCTACTTGAGCGACCGCGCGCATCTCGTGATGCCGTACCACAAGCTGGTGGACAAGGAGAGCGCGGCGAGCAAGGCGATCGGCACGACGGGCCGCGGCATCGGGCCGGCGTACGAGGACAAGGTTGCGCGGCGCGGGGTGCGCGTGCTCGACCTCCGCAACCCGGCGCGGTTGAAGGCGCTGGTGGAGCGGGGAACCGCCCACGCGAATCACATCCTCTCGGGCTTCGGCTCGAGCAAGCGCGCTGACGCGGCGTTCACGCTCTCCGAGCTGGAGCGCATCGCGCCGCGGCTGCTGGCGATCGCCGAGGATGTGGGACTCGCGGTGCACCGTGCGCAGAAGCAGGGCGCGGCGGTGTTGCTCGAGGGCGCGCAGGGCTCGCTGCTCGACGTGGATCACGGGACGTATCCGTTCGTGACCAGCTCAAGCACGACGGCGGGCGGCGCGGCGATCGGCGTGGGCATCGGCCCGCGCTCCCTCGATGCCGTCATCGGCGTGGTGAAGGCCTACACGACGCGCGTGGGCGGCGGTCCGATGCCCACGGAGCTTACGGATGCCACCGGTGAGGAACTGCGGAAGGTCGGCAACGAGTTCGGCGCCACGACGGGACGTCCGCGGCGCTGCGGTTGGTTCGATGCCGTGGTCGTGCGCTACGCGGTGCGCGTGAACGGCCTCACCGGGCTGGCGATCACCAAGCTGGACGTGCTGGACGGCTTCGAGAAGATCGCGCTGTGCACGGGCTACAAGGTCGGTGGCGAGGTGATGTCCGAGTTCCCTGGCGACCTCGCGGAGCTGGAGGGAATCGAGCCCGTGTACGAGTGGTTCGACGGCTGGAAGTCGGATACGTCGACGGCGCGCAAGCTCAGCGACCTGCCGCGGGCGGCGCGGGTGTATCTCGACCGGATCGTGGAGCTGGTGGAGTGCCCGGCGCAGTACGTGAGCGTGGGGACGCGGCGGGACCAGATCATCGGGCTGTAG